The genomic stretch TGACGCTGCGTACGTACCCTGCGGAACTGTCCCTCACTGCATGGATATGCTTGTTAGGAACCGCAGAGGGAGCAGCGGTCGCATTAGTGGCGGAAAAGGGAAATGCTGCAGCCTGGGCCATCAAATGGGACACGAGCTTTCTTGCAGCCGTCTACAGTGTAAactattttcataattttaaacTTTAAGGTAATAagtcaaattaattaactatatatatgtatgtacgGGTTGCAGGGTATATTTTGTTCGGGCATCGCTTATTATGTGCAAGGAGTTGTTATGAAAGAAAGGGGGCCTGTTTTCGTCACCGCATTTAGTCCTCTAGGCATGATCATCGTTGCTGTCTTGAGCTCTATCATTTTCTCTGAGAAAATGTATTTGGGAaggtattatatatatattcttaaaaGATAAGAATTTGTTAGGTATGATGTTTTTTACTAACAAACTAGTTATGATAAATGCAGGGTTGTTGGTGCGGGTGTAATCGTGATGGGCCTTTACTTTGTGGTATGGGGCAAACAAAAAGACTACAAATCCTCTTCCATGGAAGTCGAAGAAATTCCGGTAAAGCTAAGCGATGCATCAAAATCAAAGTTGGAGGTGTTTACTACTAATGTTGATACCGATGAAAGATTAGTGTAACAAAGGAATTTTGTTGTGTTGTATGCATATCTTTTAACAAGTTATCCCCGATCATAATGTTTTCTCACTCgcgataaaaaaatataaacatctTGGGTGTAAATGCTACCATCTTCACACAATGGGTCCAACTTATTTGTTCGCTTTATATCATTAATCTCACAATTTAAGCCTAGGGTACGAAACAACACAAAATGATAATAGTCCTCCTACTCACGATTTTACTAAGGGATATATTGGCTTGAAAATTCCATACCGTATTGTATGGAAAATACCATTATGAGAAAATATCATACCATTACCATACCGAAATTTTGATATAATAAAATTTCCCTATGCTTTCCATTTGTTTTTTATGTGAAGTCAAAATCTGTCAACAAGAACTATGTTCGACAGAAACTTGCGAGACCATTTTGACCAATCTAGACATTTTTGTTTACTCTAAAATTTTACCTGGAGCTAAATCATCATCTTGGGAAACGTTGGTAAAAAAATTTAGATTTATCTGAGCTAGTATTGGTTTGAGTGATATTTTGAAAGTTGCTATCATTTTGAGTCTTTTGTTTTGCTGTCATTTTAAGAAAAGGGGGGAAGAAAAAcgttttttagtgtagattaGTACGTGGGCATTTAAATTGCCAACTAGATTCATTTTGCCAACTCAGCATCCATATTGatgataaaaacaaattttacaaaaatatggtgatattaggtgtcaataCCCCTATTAACAATGATCACTTTCCATCCATTTATTAACAATGATGAACTAGTTAAAAAACATATAACCGCCACGGTGCtaatagaagaaaaaataacTTGTATACTACTACACATAGTAGTACATAGCACAATTTGTAAATTCCATATCCTCTCTCCAAAACCAAACTGCTAAAGAAGAGACATTAGCAACATGGAGAGACTACTGCCACTCATCAGTAGATGAGTGTTTCAAACTACATACACCAGTATTACTTCTTTAATTCACCAACTATATTACTCCATTAACATCCTGAAATGGATTTCTATGTTGATCCTGCATAATCTTGTTATCAGCGCTATCCAATTTCAACTTAGTTTTGGAATTAAGATCATGAACAGGAGTTCTCATCGCCTCTATTGATTCCAAGCTAGGAACTGCAGTCGCGCGCTTCTTAGGAGTCACATTGGTCTTCTGCTCGACCTGAGAAAAGAATATATGGATCAACTGCCTAATTATCATCTAGTTTCTGTAGCATTTGAAATTTGAGTATACTCCCTTTAACCATCACTTTCTAATAAGGCCGGACTAGTTACTGGTTCTTTCATGCAAATACCAtaattttttaacattttttttgttgcaTCTACTATTTTAAGATAAGTGAATCCAGAGGTATTTATTTGCTTTGTAGACTTCCATAAACACGTATTATCTCTTACTATAAGACATGTGAATACTTACCAAGTACTCTTTATGAATGCACTGCTCTGATCTGTTGGAAATATGTGATATGCATTCACCATGATTCACTCTCATTGAATTGAGCTGATCCAAACTGGCCAGTGTTATCGTGTTTATTTCCTTAGAATGTCCTTTGTCCAATGCCAAAGATTCTGAAAACACATACGAGTTGTCTAGTTAGGCCACCTAAACTTGAAACTTCTATGGAAAAATTAAGAAGCAATTAGATTACCATTTGTAGCCATCATTAAATCATTGACGTGCGAATCAACTTCGGCATCCATGCACGAGGATACAGAAGCAAGGTAGTCATGCATGCCATGAGTTTCGATGATTTTTGTCCTGCAATAGACAGGAGATAACGGATCAGGATAACATGTCCTTCAGAAACTTATTTCATAGCAGATACTATATATTCGGTAAACTTACTGCATAACAGATGTTATGTCATGAAGATTGTTTTTGGCAAGATGAGTCGTGCCCAGTTGTGCATTTTGCCACTGTCGGCCAGACCTCTCCACATTTTCAGCACTGTGCACATGTAAAATGTTAGAATGCTTTCCATTTCCCCCAATTACTCAAATTTCTGCTGTTTGACAGACTTTAAAGAAAGAATTTTACCATTCCACCAAGCTATTTTCCATAGCAACAACGCGTTCAGCTGATGAGAATGTTTCTTCCATGTAGTGATCCTTGACCTTTTCTGCGTATTCACTCAAATCCCTTACTTCCGAACTCAAAAGATTCTGCATGTTAGACAGCTCCTGCAGCAATTTCTTGCTTTCTTCAGTGTTAGATTCTTCAAAGCACCTTGAGGCCTTGTATACCTGAGGTTTTGCATATTTCAAACATTAGCACTTACCATCAGATAACAGAAGCATGTTAatgaatttaagaaaataaagtaacaaCTTGCTTACCATATCAGTTCTTTTGGATGTCAGGGTTGATAATATGGCTGCTATCTGGTCCATAGCTAATTTTTCTTCTCTAGAAGCTTCCTCCTGTTGCAAGAGAACACAATGGTAATGTGTGATGGACTCCAGATTAAAATCAGAGCTGCATAAAAATTCTAAAGCCTGACCTTAAACATCTGTTCAAAGTTTTGCAGTCTGAGGGATTTTTCAGCATGACTTTGTTCAAGAAGTGTCATAAGTTCAGAAGCTCGCCGGTGGAGATCATTCGAAATATTTATGGCGGCACTTGATATCACTTGTGCCGAGACCAGACTCTTATTAAGTCCCTGAGGGTATTAAGACATAAGTTTGGAGATGTCCACAAAAGGAACAACGAAATATTATGAGTGTCTCATGCTAACCTCCGTATGCTGTTGGGCAGAGAAAGCTAACATCCTTTTCTGTTCATTTAAGGAGTTCTGAATGTCAGAAAGGACTTCCTTTGACTCCAAGGCTGCATTTTGGAAGAACTGCATAAGACAATTAAGGAAACATATTTATAGGTGATACAAAATATGTCTACAAACTTTCAACAATGAACATATTCAAGTAACAATTAGATTCTCCGTACATTCTCAACTGCAATAGTTTGGGCTGACATCACAGATGTTATTTCGTCCAGATCAGAAGATGCTTTGGTCTTCAGTGCATATGTAACCTTCTTCATGTCCAGACTTTCCGTAGTATAAATCTCTAACAATTTCTTTACTTTTGCTTCCATGGCCTCATTTGACTAGTATGAACAATTTGCCAACCAAATGTGTCAGCTTCTCGAAAAACTTAAACTACTGCTACATTTTAATTTCCAAAACACTATACCTTATATTTATTAGCAAGAAATGTGGTGATGTACTCTTCAACACATCTCAGCTGTCGTTCTTGCTGGGATACTGAGCTCTTGATGATCTCATGAAGGTCTTTCAAACTTTTGCCAAGCTGTACTTCGAATGCAAGGAGAATGCTTTGATTCTCTTTTTCTAATTTATCTTTACGATCTGCATGAAATTTTGCTGCAAACTTAGTTGGCAGCTACATTTAAAGtgatatattttaatgagagaTATAAAGCGAGAGTATAGCATAATATTTCAAAAGGAAAACTTTATTACCTATCTTTCCAAAGAGAGTCGAAATATCTTGAGATGCATCTTGTAAGTTGACTTGTAACTGCTTCGCACAATTAATCAGACTGTTCTCTGTACAAAGAGATGTTAACGTTTACTTCAGTAAATGATAAGTGGGTGATGTACATGACTAGATGCTAAAAAACCTGCTTGTACCAGAATTTTGTAGTTTGGAGATGAGAGCCTCCTTTTCCTTCAGTGTGGAAAGAGCCATCTTATATTTATCTTTTAGATCTTCTAAGAGTTTATGGGTCGTCTCAAGATTCCTCTGGAAAAATGACGATAATTTGAATGATTAGAAATTTTCAGAGTATAATATTTTCCAATGTTCTATCTTGTGTATTACCTTGCAGTCTTTAAGTTCACTCTTGATGTTCAGTTTCTCATCTTGTTCAGTGAGATAAAGCTCGCGGAATTTATCAACTTTCTGCATAACTAGACAAGTCAGCCGAAATTATTGGAGAAAAGAGTAATGTGAACCAGTAAAAATTTACCTTCTCACTCTCATTGAGATCACTTTCCAACTGTTCTATTCTCTCATTTTTAGCCTGCAAGTGTCATCCATTAACCAACAGACTAAACAAATTAGATATCTATAAGTTACATCATGTTCAGAAACTCTCACTTAGAGCATATAGAAGAGAAATGAGACTGGAAACTCTAGAGTAAAAGAATTTTGTAGTTCCAGCACAAAGCTACACTGTTTACTGTTAGCAACTGACCTTCTTTTCTGCTTCATCCTGGAGAAACCTCTCATGTGGAATGTAAACACCATTCTTTTCTCTTGCTGCTCGAATATCTGAACACATTCGAAGTAGAGTAAATGTCAATTAAACATGCATAACTAATCTAAACCATTACATGGGcaaggaagaaaaagaaaacctTGCTTCATTCTCTCAATTTCCACATATAAATCCTTAAGCAGCACAGTTTTGGTTACTTTTTGGTTTGCCTTCAAAACAGAATGTAATTTAGTTTATGCACCGATTGAAGTTTCAATGAAAAACTGATATAGGAAAAGTTTCAATAACCTCTGGTTTGTTTTTTATGCTTTTAGCACGATGTGCATAGTCTAGTGTGCTTAATGTCTCTTCCAAACATTGAGCAGAGGGAGAGATCGTGGCAATAATGCAAGTCTTTGTTTTCCCACCTAATGAATCCCTTAGGAGCCTAGTAAGTTTGCTATCCCTGTATGACAAATGAAGATGCCATTAATTTAATACATAAGTATTTGTTTCTAAAGCAACCAAAAAATCAACACTTGCTCTCACCTGTACGGTACATGAACAGAATGCTCCACCAATGCATTGATAACACGGCCTAAAGTTAGTAGGCTCTTATTTATCTCCCCCGCTTCTCTTGCACGAGCCTGTGACAATATTGTACTCACATAAATAATTGAACACAAAGCTATATATCAGACAAGAAATTTAGCATTCGTTGTGAACAATGAGGCTACAAATATAGCTTGGAGAAATCTCGCAAGTGGTAAGTTCGAGTGAATACCACCATTGTGATGTTATTTCCCTGTGATTAAATGCATCTGGCAAAAGATCCTTAACCAAATTGTGCAAtcataatcaaaattttaagaGTTGCActtgttttaatatgttataaatATGGGATTCATTCTACCTCTCGAACACCTGAACGGTAGATGTTCTCTGATCCGGCTAAATCAACAAGATTGAGCTTCCCACATTTGATGAGCTCCTCCTCTCCAACTGTTCCTTCTTTTATGTGAATAGTTATAGTAAAGATAGAATGTGATCGACTGCAAAAGAAAGATAACTGGGTTTATTTTCATGATTGCTTAAGAAAAACACGTTCCAAACTAAAGCAAAGTAAACCTGCTCCTCTTATTCAATAAGGTGTCTGCTGTACGTCTTCTTGCAGCACCTCGTTCCAATAGGCTGTAGATCTCATCAGCGCTGTACACCATTTCCTCTTCAAGGCCTCTTACAACCACTAAACCCTTTCCATCCTCCATCAAAGAAATAGGCTTCTTTGATCTATCTTCTGTGGATTTTAGTTGATCTTCTGGGGCTAGAAGGTCAGTTATTTCCTCATTGTAGAGTTCCGAAAAGGTCACTTTCATACTGTAATCAGCATTCTGTGCTTCAAGGGTGTCGAATATTTGACGAACTGCTCTAGGAATAATACCAGCCTCAATTGGCAAATCCCCACTCTACCACAAAGTAAACATTATATCAGATGTGCCAGATAGAATTGGATAGTGTCATGAAATCTAAATCCTTACCTTATTTCTCATGCCCCCTTCCATTGTATACG from Salvia splendens isolate huo1 chromosome 4, SspV2, whole genome shotgun sequence encodes the following:
- the LOC121798975 gene encoding kinesin-like protein KIN-5B codes for the protein MGSLTPDFRKSVSTMAPSPAPFLTPRPERRRPDSRGSDWNYNRSDKDKEMNVQVLLRCRPLTDDEQRLNMPSAITCNDSKREVTVSQTVGSKHVDRVFTFDKVFGPKSQQRSIYDQAISPIVAEVLEGFNCTVFAYGQTGTGKTYTMEGGMRNKSGDLPIEAGIIPRAVRQIFDTLEAQNADYSMKVTFSELYNEEITDLLAPEDQLKSTEDRSKKPISLMEDGKGLVVVRGLEEEMVYSADEIYSLLERGAARRRTADTLLNKRSSRSHSIFTITIHIKEGTVGEEELIKCGKLNLVDLAGSENIYRSGVREARAREAGEINKSLLTLGRVINALVEHSVHVPYRDSKLTRLLRDSLGGKTKTCIIATISPSAQCLEETLSTLDYAHRAKSIKNKPEANQKVTKTVLLKDLYVEIERMKQDIRAAREKNGVYIPHERFLQDEAEKKAKNERIEQLESDLNESEKKVDKFRELYLTEQDEKLNIKSELKDCKRNLETTHKLLEDLKDKYKMALSTLKEKEALISKLQNSENSLINCAKQLQVNLQDASQDISTLFGKIDRKDKLEKENQSILLAFEVQLGKSLKDLHEIIKSSVSQQERQLRCVEEYITTFLANKYKSNEAMEAKVKKLLEIYTTESLDMKKVTYALKTKASSDLDEITSVMSAQTIAVENFFQNAALESKEVLSDIQNSLNEQKRMLAFSAQQHTEGLNKSLVSAQVISSAAINISNDLHRRASELMTLLEQSHAEKSLRLQNFEQMFKEEASREEKLAMDQIAAILSTLTSKRTDMVYKASRCFEESNTEESKKLLQELSNMQNLLSSEVRDLSEYAEKVKDHYMEETFSSAERVVAMENSLVECAENVERSGRQWQNAQLGTTHLAKNNLHDITSVMQTKIIETHGMHDYLASVSSCMDAEVDSHVNDLMMATNESLALDKGHSKEINTITLASLDQLNSMRVNHGECISHISNRSEQCIHKEYLVEQKTNVTPKKRATAVPSLESIEAMRTPVHDLNSKTKLKLDSADNKIMQDQHRNPFQDVNGVI